One Nicotiana tabacum cultivar K326 chromosome 23, ASM71507v2, whole genome shotgun sequence genomic window, AGACTTTCTGGTGTTCGGGTCTGATCTCATCTTTGGCGGCCACTTCACTTATGTTCCGAGTTTCTCTAGGGCGTAGACTATTTCTGTAGGCGatacacaaaaattgtgagcggataataaaggaggcatacctctttcgttctGATGGGTCCCTGTCCTTGGTCTGGACGGGCCTTCTTCATAACGAAGGGAGGGTGCGGCGGCCGCCCTGACATATGGTTGGTGTCGTTCCCTGTTAGGTCATGGAATCGGGTGATCTCTTCTGGTACTGTCTCTTCGTTCTTTTCTAGATTCGGCCTGTACTGAGGTTAGCCAGTGAGTTGTCCGTTGAGATCGTCCTCATTTGCTCGGACCTCGGCAGAATAAGCATTGTggatttcatcccaagtggttggaggatATTTCAGCAATCGACTCAATAATTTTCCTCTTGATTCAACCCGTTCTGAAAAGCTGCGACCGCCATCCCTTCGGATATGTTTGGCAGAGtcatccttactctgttgaaccgggcgaggaagtccctctCCCAGGGACTGATTAATAACAAATATGTCGTTCACTCTCGCCTCGGCCTTCTTGGCTTTGGCATGGGCGGTTACGAACTTGTCGACCATTTTTTCAAAAGATTCAATGGAGCGTGCTGGTAGCtgcgaataccatgttaatgcccctCATGTGAGAGTTTTGCCAAACCTCTTCAGCAAAATGGAGTACACTTGTTCCTTGGCGAGATCGTTACCTTTCACGGTGGTGACGTAGTGACTCACATGATCTTCAGGGCCGGTCGTGCCGTTGTAAATCCTGAGGTAGGGCGTCATTCTGAAGGTTTTTGGTATGGCATGCGGGACTGCATCATCACTATATGGCTGCTCGATGAACCTACCGGCATACCTTTTCGGCAGCAACTTAGGAGCGCCCGGTATCTTGTCAGCCCATTCTTGGTATTCTTTCATTTGGTTTCGGAGCGCCTTGTTTTCAGTCTATTTTTCTTCCATCCTTTTTAAAATGACAGTGATGGCCTTGTCACCTGCACTAACATTGTGAGTTGTACCTGTCGTTGGAGAGAGGGGTTGGTTGCACTGCTCGTATGTTTGTTGTATCGTGCAAGTCCTTGTGGTTTCTGAATCATGCCTGGAGCGAGTTTGTTGAGGACGCTTGTTAGTGTGTCGGTTAGCCACGCCTCGAGGAGTTTTACCACGGGGTTTCGTTATGCTGCAGTGTGGGGGCGATGATCCCTCTCGCCTAGGGGACGCACTGGGCATCGTGTCCTCACCTGCCGTTTCACAGCTTTAGTTGATGACATTCATGAGGTTAGTTGGGAAGTCACTTGTTATTCTCTCCCTTTCTCCTTGGTTACCTGCCATGTACGGTATTGTATATACACACAAAAATGAGATCTTGGGTTTTTTGACGTTAGTGACCTATATTAGTtgtagatctagaggaaactaaaaatttaacaaagAAATCCCCACATACAGctccaaattgtttgaccaaaaaatatatatcttgGTTCAAATATTAGCTAATAATTATATCCTTAGATGGAGTTCTTAAAGAAGCGATAAATATTGCCTGGATCTAGTCGGGCAGTAACAGTAATATACAATAAATGTTCTAAAAATCAGAAGCAATAATATAGCATTCAATAATAAtgaatagcaataaatgacatttaagtaaatagaaggAATAATTCACTCAAGAAAGGATGGAATAAGGGGATGTTCTTTctaacaatgatgaatgatagacaatcccttgaatatttgagttattctcatATCTAGTGGAAAAGTATTGACAAGAATTTTAGTGAAAAGGTGATGTTTGTATCTTAGCAAGTGAGATCTGATTCTCTTTCTCAAGTCAAAGTGTGTATTTTTACAAATGAGTATCACATATCCCCTATCATTgtgtctttttctatttatataggacttatcattgtctctttttctatttatatgggacatattcctaagaaaccctaatagtacaagtgcaaagaatatccactagaatattaaTCCTATCTTGAAAACTAGCCGTTACAGCTCTGTCAACGGTACTCGACCTCGGCCTTGACCCTTGTTGACACCTCGACTACGGTTCTCATTAACTTTTCGACCACGGGATTCGCTGTTTCTTGGGCCATTTCAACAAACGATGACTTGGGAACCCTTCCCTTAGTACTATCTTGGCTCAAATATTCTAAAGTCAGAATTTTGACCCATATAGAATCACGTAGCGAAACTCTGACCTGATAATCTAGAATATTAATAGAACGTGATCAATACAAGAGATATTCTTCTAAATTTCTATGGCGTAAATGAGAGATTACAATCATGTAAGTGCTCAGTGATAGCAATAACCTAGACGAGAAGCGATAAACTAGTTTATCTATTGTTGTGTCacaattctaacaacttttggtTCTGTTAAGGCATTAATTACGATTCATTTTGCTAAGCTCATGAAGCTCCTGTACAAAAGACTCATTAATCATCAGTCATTAATTtgtcttatcgggtaaaccgataatcAAACAGTTGACGATCGATAACCGATTAATGGATATCCGATAAATTAGTTCGATTATCGGTTTAGCATATTCATAAATTGATAACTGATTTACTAACTGATAacgttcaaaaccgaaccgaattGAACCGGCTTATACCCACCCCTAATGAAGAGTGCTTACCAATTCAGCAACCCTCTCTTGTCAAGAAGTAAGTGTTATATAAAAATGCATCTTTTCCATATCCGGTACATTTGTAAAAAAAAAGTTCGTTTTATTCATTTAAAGTGTAGAATACAATCAAgtcatttaaattttttttatatgtaacTGTGTATATGAATATACTAATAAATTCCCTATTTCATTGTTGatcttgctgaaatttctttatgtttttcaCTATTATTGTCCCTCATAGGGACAAAATGAGTAAGGTGCTATACAACAAGGTACGTCTGGATTGACTATTTCCGAAGTTAACCCCTCTTGCAGACTTGAAAAATCTCATAGTAACCTATATTCATGCAAAAAAAGATTTCTCCTTGATATTGCATTGCCCTATTGCGAATCATCTTGCATCGCATAAGGTTAAACATACATTAACTTtgggtaaaaatagcacgggtagccagttttcggactggtcattcaaaaatagtcagcgtttgcaaagtcattgaaaaatagccattattttgctgcaacacggaaagttccagcataatatactgaagatcggtgcacctgtgtatgaacttccagcatattatgctggactggtatattatactggaagtccagtatacttgtgctggaattccagtatattatgctggagtattttccgaattttgaatagtattttcattcaaatttatttttacatgaaaagtggctaaatttcgattacttttgaaactgtgactatttttgaatgaccacttgaaaatctggctatttttgaatttctccctaacTTTGGTCgggcattttgagataaaattcAGTGACGATTACATGGGATTCAAAAACACATACTAGTACACTATTAGCccatttggccaagctgcaaacaCGTTCCGGTGTAGGGGTGAATTTTGATTactccccttatttgggatgagactgaaatattgatgtgattgtgattattccccttatttgggatgagactgaaatattgatgtgattgtgtttattccccttaattgggatgaggtTGATATTAGCTGTGAATGGGAAAAGCCCTGATCCcttatttattgctccctctatctCATTTTGTGGTTACTTGAGTTGCCGGGGTGCTTGGTGTCGGCAATTTATTTTGAGAAAtactttttctcaaaagtacttttagtTAGAAACAATGTGTTTGGCTAAATAATTTAAAAAGTACTTCTgtgcagcaattagtgtttggccaagttttaaaaaattgtttctaagtgtatttttctcaaaagtattttttactTTTGGACAGAAACTACACTTTTCTGCTTCTGTTTCTCTtcaaaagctttttttttttcctttcaaaagctGGGCCAAACaacttaattttagaaaaaaacacttttgaccaAAGAAAAGACGATTTTGCCTCaaaagaagcttggtcaaacaggctATATGAAACTTTCAGTAGACCTGCAATACTTTTGATTTTAGGTAGCATTCAAAGCTTAAAACCAACAAAGAGCTCCTCCGTGGACTAGGCTAGAAATTAGATGGTGCATCTTGAGATTGGTGTACTTGGCAAGGGCATCTATGAGGATAGCAGCTGGAGGTAAAAAGGAAAAGAGGATCGCAGATTACATTATGTTGCAGAAAACTCAGCAACGTTCTCATACAAAAATCTGTGAAATTGAAACAGACAAAATCCTGATAACTTGTAACATTAACCTAGGATAAAAAATCTGAAACCTAATTATCCACATGCACTCCGATTATAGCATGTGACTGCTACGTAGTTTTCTCTAGAGAAAGGACATTCTTCTGGACTAATCTATAATTCGTCCTTGGCATCATAATCATCTTTGGCAGCAGCTTCTTTGTCATCAGTTTCAGCTTCAGGTTCCTCAATATCCTCTTCTTCCTCAACTGTTGCATCAGGGCTGACATTTAAACTGCTCTTAACTGAGCTGTAGATGCGGGAGGCAAAATCCTTTGGGTCATTGAGCAGGAAACCACTCTCCAGTAATgctgtttggtacattaactgaGCCGTTTGCTTCACGCTCTCATCCTGTGAACCAAGTTAATGAAATTAGTAACAGTTAGCCATTTCTATAACATTTATCGTTTGATCACATGTGTAGAGATAAAATCAAGTGTACCTCAGGGTCCTTGATTACTCTATCCCGAAGCTCCTTGATAATTGGGTGCCTAGGGTTGATCTCAAGCACCCTTTTCCCCCGCATATACGCCTGCTTGTTTGCATCTGACAGAGTTTGTGACTGCATGATTCTTTCCATATTGGCACTCCAACCATATTTCGATGTCACAACTACACAAGGGGTGTCGGCCAAACGGTTACTAATCTTGACATCGTCTACATTGTCACTAGCAAGAGCACCCTTCCACCATTTGGTTAGCTCCTTAAATGACTCCTTGAGCTCTTTGGCTTTTGAATCCTTGCCCAGTTTCAGGCCCTCTTTGGACACATTTTGGAACTTATTGTCTTCATAGTCCATAAGGTACTGCATCAGGTATTCATCTACGGGATCCGTGAAGAAAATCACCTAAACAATGAAACATGGCAAACATAGCAAATGAATCTTTAGAGAAGACATGACAAATGCATTCATAAGAGAATTCAAATATCAAAGACAAGGAACATAGTCAAACCCACAATGCAAGAAACGATGACTAATACTTTTCGTCAAAATAAAAAAACCACTAGTTATTTTGTTATGCAGCATTCCAATCTTCCCTTTCTATCTTAAGAAAGACTCATacctcataatttttctttgttagCCTCTCAAGGAATGGTGATTTCTCCAACTGCTCTTTGCTAGCTCCAGTTATATAGAAGATATCCTTCTGTCCTGCCTTCATCCTTGAGATGTACTGGTCTAGGGAAGTTAGTTTACCATCTGATTTTGAGCTGTAAACGAGAAAAATATTAAGACGACAAGGGATCAGTCACCCTGATTTGACTTAACAATCTCATTAAGAATTACTCTTAAGACACAATGCATACGTCTCAAATCGAAGGAGCTTAGCCAAGCGATTTCTGTTAGTTGCATCTTCTATGATACCAAGTTTTATTGACTTTCCAAATTCATTCCAAAACTTTGCGTATTGACCTTTCTTCTCATTGTCTGCACCGGATTCTTCAACATCTGTAACGTCATGAGAAACTCAGAAATGAGAAAATGAGAAATTGAATCTCTAAGGCAATGGATAGCTCAGATATAAActaacctttcttatccttgtcgTTAGATTCATCAGGATCCTCATCAGCAATCTTGCGTATCATGTCAAGGGCCTTGCGGATGAGTTTCTTCTTAATTGTCTTCAAGCTGCTGTGCTGCTGAAGCATTTCTCTTGAGACATTGAGGGGTAAGGTGTCAGAATCAACAAGACCCTAGCATAAATGTCAAACAAATGGGGTTAGAAACTCTTGGCCCATATAAACAGTGAAGTTCTAGAGTAACAGGAACTACCATTAGGAAACTCAAGTACTTGGGCAACAATTCGTCAAATTCATCTGAGATAAAGACCCGTCTGACATATAACTTCAAGTTGGATTTCTTGGAGTTGTAGTAGCTTTCATATAAATCATGAGGAG contains:
- the LOC107816676 gene encoding endoplasmin homolog precursor; the encoded protein is MRKWTIPSVLFLLCLLFLLPDQGRRIQANAEAESDVPVDPPKVEEKFGAIPHGLSTDSDVVKRESESMSRKTLRADAEKFEFQAEVSRLMDIIINSLYSNKDIFLRELISNASDALDKIRFLSLTDKEVLGEGDNAKLEIQIKLDKEKKILSIRDRGIGMTKEDLIKNLGTIAKSGTSAFVEKMQTSGDLNLIGQFGVGFYSVYLVADYVEVISKHNDDKQYVWESKADGAFAISEDVWNEPLGRGTEIRLHLRDEAGEYLDEYKLKDLVKKYSEFINFPIYLWASKEVEKEVPADEDETSDEEETSETSPSEEEGDEDDSEKAEDEKKPKTKKVKETTYEWELLNDVKAIWLRNPKEVTEEEYTKFYHSLAKDFSDEKPLAWSHFNAEGDVEFKAVLFVPPKAPHDLYESYYNSKKSNLKLYVRRVFISDEFDELLPKYLSFLMGLVDSDTLPLNVSREMLQQHSSLKTIKKKLIRKALDMIRKIADEDPDESNDKDKKDVEESGADNEKKGQYAKFWNEFGKSIKLGIIEDATNRNRLAKLLRFETSKSDGKLTSLDQYISRMKAGQKDIFYITGASKEQLEKSPFLERLTKKNYEVIFFTDPVDEYLMQYLMDYEDNKFQNVSKEGLKLGKDSKAKELKESFKELTKWWKGALASDNVDDVKISNRLADTPCVVVTSKYGWSANMERIMQSQTLSDANKQAYMRGKRVLEINPRHPIIKELRDRVIKDPEDESVKQTAQLMYQTALLESGFLLNDPKDFASRIYSSVKSSLNVSPDATVEEEEDIEEPEAETDDKEAAAKDDYDAKDEL